From Lawsonia intracellularis PHE/MN1-00, the proteins below share one genomic window:
- the mfd gene encoding transcription-repair coupling factor yields MEYKECLKQLLRCQNKRIALQKAGLATQVKLSVDLIAHGAKVLLIARNRDELGTLHSLISVFTSEGGHNVLKSNNIFNNTWVTLSPFTSRSLSKEGWAERLAALYALRYGKVQGLILTIDNLLPKEVPLDFFDNQVIQLSVGEELSPDIILEQAITWGYDRVSMVSNPGEVSRRGDIFDIMSPGYHYPLRLDFFGETLEEIRFFDPLTQRSKGYIDNAIILPVYPVRSGTEYIATIESYWNKLLKENVITENEHYSLFRLLEQKDFSLLPGCCYENATTIEQWVNKDKVWILPSLHEAEDILTSMENSWNDRLKRESGFIQPLDLAIRNTLQVKELWCQSTIVHTESLDIDIDDQEEVVELPEKAISSFQMLFPTVAEQDRPWQHLIQAIKKWKQDKYQLILSFSSERSRNKFLNLAEQDGVTPFLEYHPTQQGCFAIISPFRVGVDLSWFNILILGEDVLQPHTGKSRQAPAESFKGLSRYDDLNPGDLLVHKNYGVARFGGLIRMDIGKISNDFLLLEYAGNDKLYLPVDRLSLTQRFKSVNESFPQLDRLGSTSWQASKDKAKKSIEKVAEDIIEMYAWRKVAKGFTYPPVGDLYREFEASFGFEETPDQARAIQDVLADMEKSEPMDRLVCGDVGFGKTEVALRAAFRAASEGRQVALLCPTTVLAEQHYYTFRSRLSGFGINVGLLSRFVPLQKQKEIFKAASSGQIDVLVGTHKLLSDSVSLPNLGLLILDEEQRFGVKHKEKLKKMKKNVDVLTLTATPIPRTLQLSMSGICELSVIETAPPERKPVATAIIKKNKEKLKEILERELAREGQVFWVYNRVQGLEQIVNFVKELVPEARVGVAHGQMPEKQLEENIHAFWHAELDILVCTAIIESGLDFPRANTLIVDQAHMFGLGQLYQLRGRVGRSDRQAYAVFVISDLESLSEQARERLRIILELDYLGAGFQVAMEDLRIRGAGNILGEAQSGHISRVGIELYLEMLEEAVTKLKGEGVTSYPETELTLGLTAHIPQNYISDSHERLRWYKALSSAQSVMARNEIELELRDRFGVLPNELKAFIAVLNFKQFLTESQVIKAEIYEDKIKLVWPEKQTVVSFDKLMLFISAQPDKVKLSPPATLEIKLNTTLPIEDRLISLQEELSVVFSYDSIKQ; encoded by the coding sequence GTGGAGTATAAAGAATGCCTAAAACAACTCCTTCGTTGTCAAAATAAACGTATTGCATTACAAAAAGCAGGACTTGCTACTCAAGTAAAACTTAGTGTTGATCTCATTGCACATGGTGCAAAAGTATTACTTATAGCACGTAATAGAGATGAGTTAGGAACTTTACATTCCCTTATATCTGTTTTTACATCAGAAGGGGGACATAATGTATTAAAATCTAATAATATATTTAACAACACATGGGTAACACTTTCTCCTTTTACATCACGCTCTTTAAGTAAAGAAGGTTGGGCTGAGCGTCTTGCTGCTCTCTATGCACTTAGATATGGTAAGGTACAAGGCCTTATTCTTACTATAGACAATTTGCTTCCTAAAGAAGTTCCTCTAGATTTTTTTGATAACCAAGTTATTCAACTATCAGTTGGAGAAGAGCTTTCTCCAGATATCATTCTTGAACAAGCTATTACTTGGGGATACGATCGAGTGTCTATGGTATCAAATCCAGGAGAAGTATCACGACGTGGTGATATTTTTGATATTATGTCTCCAGGATATCACTATCCTCTCCGCTTAGACTTTTTTGGTGAAACATTAGAAGAAATCCGCTTTTTTGATCCATTAACTCAACGATCTAAAGGATACATCGATAATGCTATTATTCTTCCAGTCTACCCTGTCCGTTCAGGTACTGAGTATATAGCCACTATAGAAAGCTATTGGAACAAGTTGCTTAAAGAGAATGTAATTACTGAGAATGAACATTACAGTCTTTTTCGTTTGCTTGAACAAAAAGATTTTTCTTTATTACCAGGTTGTTGTTATGAAAATGCTACTACAATAGAGCAGTGGGTTAATAAAGATAAGGTTTGGATATTACCAAGCCTTCATGAAGCAGAAGATATTCTTACTTCCATGGAGAATAGTTGGAATGATCGTTTAAAAAGAGAAAGTGGATTTATACAACCTTTAGATTTAGCTATACGTAATACTCTTCAAGTAAAGGAGTTATGGTGTCAATCTACTATAGTTCATACTGAGTCACTAGATATTGATATTGATGATCAGGAAGAAGTAGTAGAGTTACCAGAAAAGGCTATTTCTAGTTTCCAAATGTTATTTCCTACAGTTGCTGAACAGGATAGACCCTGGCAACATCTTATACAGGCAATAAAAAAGTGGAAGCAAGATAAGTATCAACTAATCCTGTCTTTTTCTTCTGAGCGAAGTAGAAATAAGTTCCTTAACCTTGCAGAGCAAGATGGTGTTACACCATTCCTAGAGTACCATCCAACACAGCAGGGTTGTTTTGCTATTATTAGTCCATTCCGTGTAGGAGTTGATCTTTCTTGGTTTAATATCCTTATTTTAGGAGAAGATGTTCTCCAACCACACACTGGGAAAAGCAGACAGGCTCCAGCTGAATCTTTTAAAGGACTTAGTCGATATGATGATCTCAATCCAGGAGATCTTTTAGTTCATAAAAATTATGGCGTTGCCCGTTTTGGTGGCCTTATTAGGATGGATATAGGTAAAATATCTAATGACTTTTTGTTATTAGAGTATGCTGGTAATGATAAACTTTATCTTCCTGTTGATAGGCTTTCTTTAACACAACGGTTTAAAAGTGTTAATGAATCTTTCCCTCAGCTTGATAGACTTGGAAGCACATCATGGCAAGCAAGTAAAGATAAGGCTAAAAAGTCTATTGAAAAAGTAGCTGAAGATATAATAGAGATGTATGCTTGGCGTAAAGTAGCAAAGGGTTTTACCTACCCACCAGTTGGTGATTTATACAGAGAGTTTGAAGCTTCTTTTGGTTTTGAAGAAACACCAGACCAAGCAAGAGCTATTCAGGATGTCTTAGCTGACATGGAAAAGAGTGAACCAATGGATAGACTTGTTTGTGGAGACGTTGGCTTTGGTAAAACAGAAGTAGCATTGCGTGCAGCCTTTCGTGCAGCCTCTGAAGGTCGTCAGGTAGCATTACTTTGTCCAACAACTGTCCTAGCTGAACAACATTATTATACTTTCCGTTCACGTCTTTCAGGGTTTGGTATAAATGTAGGTCTATTGAGTCGATTTGTTCCTCTTCAAAAACAAAAAGAGATTTTTAAAGCTGCATCAAGCGGTCAGATAGATGTACTAGTGGGTACTCATAAGCTCCTTTCTGACTCAGTTTCTTTACCTAACTTAGGATTGCTTATTCTTGATGAAGAACAGCGATTTGGTGTTAAGCACAAAGAAAAACTTAAAAAAATGAAAAAAAATGTAGATGTATTAACCTTAACAGCTACACCAATACCTAGGACATTACAGTTATCTATGTCTGGTATATGTGAGCTTTCTGTTATAGAAACTGCACCTCCTGAACGTAAACCTGTAGCCACTGCTATTATTAAAAAAAATAAAGAAAAGCTTAAAGAAATTCTTGAAAGAGAGCTAGCTAGAGAAGGACAAGTCTTTTGGGTATATAATCGTGTCCAAGGATTAGAACAAATTGTAAACTTTGTAAAAGAATTAGTTCCTGAAGCACGTGTAGGTGTAGCACATGGGCAAATGCCAGAAAAACAACTTGAGGAAAATATTCATGCTTTTTGGCATGCAGAATTAGATATTCTTGTATGTACTGCTATTATTGAGTCTGGCCTTGATTTCCCAAGAGCAAATACATTGATTGTTGATCAAGCACATATGTTTGGACTTGGACAACTATATCAACTGCGTGGAAGAGTTGGTCGTTCTGACAGGCAAGCATATGCAGTATTTGTTATTTCTGATCTTGAAAGTCTTTCAGAACAAGCTCGTGAACGTCTAAGAATCATTTTAGAACTTGATTATCTTGGTGCAGGTTTTCAAGTTGCTATGGAAGATCTAAGAATACGTGGGGCAGGAAATATACTAGGAGAAGCACAGTCAGGACATATTAGTAGAGTTGGGATTGAGCTCTATTTAGAAATGCTTGAAGAAGCTGTTACTAAGTTAAAAGGAGAAGGTGTTACATCTTATCCAGAAACAGAGTTAACTCTTGGGTTGACAGCGCATATACCACAAAATTATATTTCAGATAGCCATGAGCGACTACGTTGGTATAAAGCACTATCGTCTGCTCAAAGTGTTATGGCTCGGAATGAAATTGAGTTAGAACTTCGTGATCGATTTGGTGTCTTGCCTAATGAACTTAAAGCATTTATAGCTGTGTTAAATTTTAAGCAATTTCTTACTGAGTCACAGGTAATAAAAGCTGAAATTTATGAGGATAAGATTAAATTAGTATGGCCAGAAAAACAAACTGTTGTATCTTTTGATAAGTTAATGCTATTTATTTCAGCACAGCCGGATAAAGTAAAGCTTTCTCCGCCTGCTACACTAGAAATAAAGCTTAATACAACTTTACCAATAGAGGATAGACTTATTTCTCTCCAAGAAGAGCTTAGTGTTGTATTTAGTTATGATAGCATAAAACAATAA
- a CDS encoding lysylphosphatidylglycerol synthase transmembrane domain-containing protein translates to MLKDIVRIIKKMTHTMGIMLVACIFIGAVYLLYREVSKYSFSELKMSVESISYWSLFLSALLAILNYIILVGYDWLALKGIHKRLPLKKVALVSFVGQAVSYNFGALLGGSTIRYRLYSSWGFSPMEIVKLVLMLAITFWVGAFGLAGLIFMFVPPAIPPELAVYFPTEDIRPLGVVLFALAAGYLFICKLIHKPVHIFGKEFSFPPFNIAIAQAVVASADLVAASACLYVLLPEDAGISFIQFLPTYLMAMVAVVLTHVPGGAGVLEIVVIHLTNTTPQAILAALLCFRVIYYLIPLIIAAAMYLMYEVNQQTQENIKFLNKMGRYIRIHIPTITSVIIFTTGIMLCFMAVFPVRYYNMKLLEMLLPVWMIELGGIITGVVSIFLFFFSIGLKYKRKYILYYTLVLLLIGCVSVLTSTLNFFITGFLIILIVLLICIKKYFYIKSSIWKIHFNIRWIITSFCIVICAAGLGFSLRHIDVTNIRWLAFVYFKDGHKLIHILFSECVIIGILLLKYIQIHYMKKVRKK, encoded by the coding sequence ATGTTAAAGGATATAGTAAGAATTATTAAGAAAATGACGCATACAATGGGGATTATGCTTGTTGCATGCATTTTTATTGGTGCTGTATATTTATTATATCGCGAAGTTAGTAAATATAGTTTTTCCGAACTTAAAATGAGTGTTGAAAGCATTTCTTATTGGAGTTTGTTTTTATCTGCTTTGCTAGCTATCTTAAATTATATAATTCTTGTTGGGTATGATTGGCTTGCATTAAAAGGCATTCATAAAAGACTTCCTTTAAAGAAGGTAGCACTTGTTTCTTTTGTGGGGCAAGCAGTAAGTTATAATTTTGGTGCATTACTTGGGGGAAGTACCATTCGATATAGACTTTATTCGTCTTGGGGATTTTCTCCTATGGAAATTGTAAAGCTTGTCCTTATGCTTGCCATTACTTTTTGGGTTGGTGCTTTTGGACTAGCAGGACTGATTTTTATGTTTGTTCCACCAGCTATTCCTCCTGAGCTGGCAGTATATTTTCCAACTGAAGATATTCGTCCATTAGGTGTTGTTTTATTTGCATTAGCTGCAGGATATCTTTTTATTTGTAAACTGATTCATAAACCAGTACATATTTTTGGTAAAGAGTTTTCATTTCCTCCATTTAATATTGCTATAGCTCAAGCAGTTGTCGCTAGTGCAGATCTTGTAGCAGCGTCAGCATGTTTATATGTACTCCTTCCAGAAGATGCAGGTATATCTTTTATACAATTTCTTCCAACTTACTTAATGGCTATGGTTGCAGTTGTCTTAACTCATGTCCCTGGAGGTGCAGGAGTACTTGAGATCGTGGTTATTCATTTAACAAACACTACTCCCCAGGCTATCCTTGCGGCACTATTATGCTTTCGTGTTATTTATTATCTCATACCATTAATAATTGCTGCAGCTATGTATCTTATGTATGAAGTTAACCAACAAACACAAGAGAATATCAAATTCTTAAACAAAATGGGGAGATATATAAGGATACATATTCCAACAATTACTTCTGTTATTATTTTCACTACAGGTATCATGTTATGTTTTATGGCTGTGTTTCCTGTTCGCTATTATAATATGAAACTATTAGAAATGTTGCTTCCTGTCTGGATGATTGAACTAGGAGGCATTATTACAGGGGTAGTTAGTATATTTTTATTCTTTTTTTCTATTGGATTAAAATATAAAAGGAAATATATTCTGTATTATACATTAGTTTTATTACTTATTGGATGTGTAAGTGTATTGACGTCTACATTAAATTTTTTTATTACTGGTTTTCTTATTATTTTAATAGTTTTATTAATCTGTATAAAAAAATATTTTTATATAAAATCTTCTATATGGAAAATCCATTTTAATATAAGGTGGATTATTACATCTTTCTGTATAGTTATATGTGCTGCTGGATTAGGTTTTAGTCTGCGACATATTGACGTAACAAATATTCGTTGGTTGGCTTTTGTTTATTTTAAAGATGGCCATAAACTTATACATATTCTTTTTAGTGAATGTGTTATTATTGGTATTCTGTTATTAAAGTATATACAAATACATTATATGAAAAAAGTACGGAAAAAGTAA
- the greA gene encoding transcription elongation factor GreA, whose amino-acid sequence MSIPISQQGYQNLEKELDRLKKERPAVIQAIKEAREEGDLKENAGYDAARERQGMLEARINYIESRMAQFNIIDITTLSGDKAIFGATVTVEDIDSGERKEFTLLGPDEADYTKGSISIQSPVGRALLGKKVGDELTVDVPRGRISYEIIDIQFKHQ is encoded by the coding sequence ATGAGCATTCCTATTTCACAACAAGGTTATCAAAACCTTGAAAAAGAACTTGATCGACTTAAGAAAGAACGTCCTGCTGTTATCCAAGCTATTAAAGAAGCACGGGAAGAAGGTGATCTTAAAGAAAATGCTGGATATGATGCAGCAAGAGAACGTCAAGGTATGTTGGAAGCAAGAATAAATTATATTGAGTCTCGTATGGCACAATTTAATATTATTGATATAACAACACTTTCTGGTGATAAAGCTATATTCGGAGCTACAGTAACTGTTGAAGATATCGACTCTGGAGAAAGAAAAGAGTTTACATTACTTGGCCCTGATGAAGCAGACTATACAAAAGGATCAATTTCTATTCAATCTCCTGTTGGTAGAGCTCTACTTGGGAAAAAAGTTGGTGACGAACTTACAGTCGATGTCCCACGAGGTCGTATTAGCTATGAAATTATAGATATCCAATTCAAACACCAATAA
- a CDS encoding MiaB/RimO family radical SAM methylthiotransferase, whose protein sequence is MNNTPWTFSIVTFGCKVNQYESQSIREAWSNLHGEEVATPQTADIILLNTCAITANAITDARQLINKLHREAPNSKIILTGCATDLTNEALYKLPGVYTFISQKNKTQLLSNLPLTQLNQDQLQTNTNTFPQFSISNFNRSRPIVKVQDGCSHSCTYCIIPSTRGKPKSRSPKECLIEIQQLLNAGFREIILSGINLRQYTATQQGCKDFWELYSFLDKKLSPTWKGIARLRISSLDPAQLTQRGLDILSNSHMGCQQLHLSIQSGSAEILKKMHRSHYTPQYLLDTTKKLSTIWHKFGLGADFIIGFPGETEKHFQETVDLIKELPLTYGHIFPFSARPNTIAATLPNHIKKSESQQRAATIRQLITQKEKIFHKQLLTMSTLHIAPEGGGKTGGVDEYYTHCHLTEPVETRQLLKVKPLSLTKKGLLVEILPPH, encoded by the coding sequence ATGAATAACACCCCTTGGACATTTTCGATTGTTACATTTGGTTGTAAAGTCAATCAATATGAATCTCAATCTATACGAGAAGCATGGAGTAATTTACATGGAGAAGAAGTAGCTACACCACAGACTGCAGATATTATTCTTCTTAATACATGTGCTATTACCGCAAATGCTATTACTGATGCCCGTCAATTGATCAATAAACTTCACCGAGAAGCACCTAACTCTAAAATTATTCTTACTGGATGTGCAACAGATTTAACCAATGAAGCCCTATATAAACTTCCTGGCGTATATACCTTTATTAGTCAAAAAAATAAAACACAACTTCTTTCCAATCTTCCACTTACACAATTAAACCAAGATCAATTACAAACTAACACTAATACATTTCCACAATTCTCTATCAGTAATTTTAATCGTTCTCGACCGATAGTTAAAGTCCAAGATGGTTGCTCTCACTCATGTACATATTGCATCATACCATCAACAAGAGGCAAGCCCAAAAGTCGATCACCAAAAGAATGTCTTATAGAAATTCAACAACTTCTTAATGCTGGATTCAGAGAAATTATTCTTTCAGGAATTAATTTACGTCAATATACAGCTACTCAACAAGGATGCAAAGATTTTTGGGAATTATATTCATTTTTAGATAAAAAACTCTCTCCAACTTGGAAGGGTATTGCACGATTACGGATAAGCTCCCTAGATCCAGCACAGCTCACTCAACGTGGTCTTGACATACTTTCTAATAGTCATATGGGGTGTCAACAATTACATCTTTCAATTCAAAGCGGAAGCGCTGAAATACTAAAAAAAATGCACCGTTCACATTATACTCCTCAATACCTTTTAGATACTACAAAAAAACTCTCTACTATTTGGCACAAGTTTGGATTAGGAGCTGATTTCATTATAGGCTTCCCAGGTGAAACAGAAAAACATTTCCAAGAAACAGTCGATCTTATAAAAGAACTACCTCTTACCTATGGACATATTTTCCCATTTTCTGCTCGACCTAATACTATTGCCGCAACCCTTCCAAACCATATTAAAAAATCTGAAAGTCAACAACGTGCTGCTACAATAAGACAACTCATTACACAAAAAGAAAAAATTTTTCACAAACAACTCCTCACCATGTCAACATTGCATATAGCTCCTGAAGGTGGAGGAAAAACAGGAGGAGTTGATGAATATTACACTCACTGTCATTTAACAGAGCCTGTCGAAACACGTCAACTTCTAAAAGTAAAACCTCTATCTCTGACAAAAAAAGGCTTATTAGTAGAAATATTACCCCCTCATTAA
- a CDS encoding YicC/YloC family endoribonuclease has product MLRSMTGFGRCVVEDSDWTQTWEIKSVNSRYLDLKWRLPLIARSLEQKFEKIVRKYASRGRVELNLTIQQIESQATPLCFNESQALSMLNAITELAKIRGDTFSPDYMQLLSVSSLWEKIEDENDNNIEGRLEEGLIAALEDWNESRETEGSILYKDLSQRISKLKEWLSQIEDQAPCIKEERFLQLKERISEALEKAGGLLEETRFLQEIVIHTDKLDVTEELTRLSSHLDRLYEILGKGSDVGRRLDFTLQECFREISTCGNKIQDAQISKVVVEFKNELEKCREQVQNLE; this is encoded by the coding sequence ATGTTACGAAGTATGACAGGTTTTGGTCGCTGTGTTGTTGAAGATAGTGATTGGACCCAAACATGGGAAATAAAAAGTGTTAATAGCCGATATCTTGATCTTAAATGGCGCTTACCACTTATAGCACGCTCTTTAGAACAAAAATTTGAAAAAATTGTACGTAAATATGCATCTCGAGGTAGAGTTGAACTTAACCTCACCATACAACAAATAGAGTCACAAGCTACACCTCTTTGTTTTAATGAATCCCAAGCATTATCTATGCTTAATGCCATAACTGAATTAGCAAAAATAAGAGGAGATACTTTTTCACCTGACTATATGCAGTTACTTTCTGTTTCTTCTTTATGGGAAAAAATCGAAGATGAAAATGATAACAATATAGAAGGCAGACTTGAAGAAGGACTTATAGCTGCTTTAGAAGACTGGAACGAATCTAGAGAAACTGAAGGTTCTATTCTTTACAAAGATCTTTCACAACGTATTTCAAAACTTAAAGAATGGTTATCACAAATTGAAGATCAAGCTCCTTGTATAAAAGAAGAACGTTTTTTACAACTAAAAGAGCGAATTTCAGAAGCCCTTGAAAAAGCTGGAGGTTTATTAGAGGAGACTAGATTTCTCCAAGAAATTGTTATTCATACAGATAAACTCGATGTCACAGAAGAATTAACGCGTCTTTCTAGCCACCTTGATCGACTTTACGAAATCCTTGGTAAAGGTTCAGATGTAGGACGTCGACTAGACTTTACTCTTCAAGAGTGCTTTAGAGAAATTTCTACATGTGGAAATAAAATCCAAGATGCCCAGATATCTAAAGTTGTGGTAGAATTTAAAAATGAACTTGAAAAATGCCGAGAACAAGTACAAAATTTGGAATAA
- a CDS encoding DUF370 domain-containing protein — protein sequence MQREKLIHLGFSNFIIASRVISIVNPASSPMRRLREDAKKDGRLIDATQGRKTRSILITDSNHVILSAILPDTLGQRFIQEEEHD from the coding sequence ATGCAACGTGAAAAATTAATCCATCTAGGCTTTAGTAACTTTATTATTGCTTCTAGAGTTATTAGTATTGTGAATCCTGCTTCATCACCTATGAGACGACTACGTGAAGATGCAAAAAAAGATGGACGACTCATTGATGCAACACAAGGTAGAAAAACCCGCTCTATTCTTATTACTGACTCTAATCATGTTATCCTCTCAGCCATTTTACCAGATACACTAGGACAACGTTTTATACAAGAGGAAGAACATGACTAA
- the gmk gene encoding guanylate kinase, translated as MTKESSVLNHKASGTALVICAPSGTGKTTLIQRLRKEFPCFAYSISCTTRPPRKNEEDGKDYYFISQEEFIARKNEKYFAEWAYVHGYFYGTPLAPILTILNNGQDILFDIDVQGAAQLYLTLPYAKYIFLLPPTMVELEKRLRSRGTDREDIIQHRLLSATQEIRQAHWFDTWIVNENIDKAYDELRATYLASKLSPKFQPTLITSILEGW; from the coding sequence ATGACTAAAGAAAGTTCTGTTTTAAACCATAAAGCTTCTGGAACTGCTTTAGTAATATGTGCTCCTTCTGGAACAGGCAAAACAACACTTATTCAAAGGCTTAGAAAAGAATTTCCCTGTTTTGCCTATTCTATCTCCTGTACAACACGCCCTCCTCGTAAAAATGAAGAAGATGGTAAAGATTACTATTTCATTAGCCAAGAAGAATTTATAGCTCGAAAAAATGAAAAATATTTCGCCGAATGGGCTTATGTTCATGGATACTTTTATGGAACTCCTCTTGCTCCAATACTTACTATTCTTAATAATGGGCAAGACATTCTATTTGATATAGATGTACAAGGAGCCGCACAACTCTACCTTACTTTACCATATGCTAAGTATATCTTTCTTCTTCCCCCAACCATGGTTGAGCTTGAAAAACGATTACGCTCACGTGGAACTGATCGAGAAGATATTATCCAACATAGACTTCTTTCTGCAACTCAAGAAATACGACAAGCACACTGGTTTGATACCTGGATCGTCAACGAAAACATTGATAAAGCATATGATGAACTAAGAGCTACTTATTTAGCATCCAAATTATCTCCAAAGTTTCAACCAACTCTTATTACATCTATCTTAGAAGGATGGTAA
- the pyrF gene encoding orotidine-5'-phosphate decarboxylase codes for MAKLIVALDYTYASEALAMANILKKHVEWVKVGLELFTHEGPSIIQLLKRMGFKVMLDLKLFDIPNTVKGSVRSACLMDVDMLTLHILGGEHMIKAALNEVQSSIQKKSHSPLLFGVTILTSIKQGELPGYNQDIASMVLNLAAYGQQWGLHGIVCSGQELTKIKALYPSLSCLTPGIRMSYSQKDDQHRVMTPSEAVKAGSDFLVIGRPITQAEQPIKIVEDIISSIM; via the coding sequence ATGGCTAAGCTTATCGTTGCCTTAGATTATACATATGCTTCTGAAGCCCTTGCCATGGCTAATATACTTAAAAAACATGTTGAATGGGTCAAAGTAGGGTTAGAGCTCTTTACTCATGAAGGACCTAGTATCATTCAATTATTAAAAAGAATGGGGTTTAAGGTTATGCTTGATCTCAAACTTTTTGATATCCCAAATACTGTAAAAGGAAGTGTTCGCTCAGCTTGCTTAATGGATGTAGATATGCTCACACTCCACATTTTAGGTGGAGAACACATGATTAAAGCTGCACTCAATGAAGTTCAAAGTTCTATACAAAAAAAATCACACTCTCCTCTTCTCTTTGGAGTAACAATACTTACAAGTATAAAACAAGGAGAACTCCCAGGATATAATCAAGATATTGCATCTATGGTGCTTAATCTTGCAGCATATGGTCAGCAATGGGGTCTTCATGGTATAGTTTGTTCTGGCCAAGAACTAACAAAAATAAAAGCATTATACCCATCTTTATCATGTTTGACACCAGGAATCCGTATGTCTTATAGTCAAAAAGACGATCAGCATAGAGTTATGACTCCAAGTGAAGCAGTTAAAGCAGGAAGTGACTTTTTAGTTATTGGTCGACCAATAACACAAGCAGAACAACCAATAAAAATAGTAGAAGACATTATATCCAGTATAATGTAA
- a CDS encoding tetratricopeptide repeat protein, with product MSEQQQAKRIRGVFSSQEIRKVGTGTTTRKTVSKIFWFVEQAEDGNIFIQSINTNYVPTGLPKSITMEELLSKYSPEPEFYVQSVFPKMQQLAESLNKADESREKGETFTAEFEYENALKLDEENVRANFGIGLTYLSRGESEKADNIFERLVHLDAAFEEQHKHLFNEFGINLRKNKMYNQAVDYYTRALELTKADENLHINMARALFEQKNYTACIDQLFQALELSPENTTVIQFLTWLDNKKLVPQSHQKKVTDTIQSITTKNSSKKDD from the coding sequence ATGAGTGAACAGCAACAAGCAAAGCGTATCCGTGGAGTTTTTTCCTCACAAGAAATCCGTAAAGTTGGTACAGGAACTACAACACGCAAGACAGTTAGTAAAATCTTCTGGTTTGTTGAACAAGCTGAAGATGGTAATATTTTTATACAGTCAATTAATACAAACTATGTACCTACGGGGTTACCTAAATCCATAACTATGGAAGAACTTCTTTCAAAATATTCCCCTGAACCTGAATTTTATGTACAATCTGTTTTCCCTAAGATGCAACAACTTGCAGAATCACTTAATAAGGCTGATGAAAGTCGTGAAAAAGGAGAAACATTTACTGCTGAATTTGAATATGAAAATGCACTTAAACTTGATGAAGAAAATGTTAGAGCAAACTTTGGAATAGGACTTACTTATCTTTCACGTGGAGAATCAGAAAAAGCTGATAATATCTTTGAACGTCTTGTACATCTTGATGCTGCATTTGAAGAGCAACATAAACATCTATTTAATGAGTTTGGTATCAATTTAAGAAAAAATAAAATGTATAATCAAGCTGTAGATTATTATACTAGAGCACTTGAGCTTACAAAAGCAGACGAAAACCTTCATATTAATATGGCAAGAGCGCTATTTGAACAAAAAAACTACACAGCATGTATAGATCAACTGTTCCAAGCACTAGAGCTCTCTCCAGAAAACACTACAGTTATCCAATTTTTAACATGGTTAGATAATAAAAAATTAGTTCCTCAAAGCCATCAAAAAAAAGTTACTGATACCATACAATCTATAACAACTAAAAATAGTTCTAAAAAAGATGACTAA